TGGTTTCTGGAGATGCCCGTATTGtggaatattcataaaatgGGCTGAGGGTCGTTTATAGACACCATTTTCATACAGTGGACGTGCATCCCCGAGGGAGTGTTGAACTTCATCTACGGGACCTTTTGGCCACGAATGGAGCAAACTGTTCACACGGTCAGTCAAACAATCTGAAGGGCTTGCATACTTTACTTGAGAAATGGGCATGGTGCGGAAAAGTTGGGATTGTTCTTCCTGCCACCTGTCGGCCAAGTCCCGAGGTGTTTTCCATGGCAAGAAGTGTAGCCTGCGGTCCCTTAATATGGCATCCCAATTATCTCGTCCGTGTCTCCTCACACCAATCCAAAGACAATCCAACTCCTCTTCCGACCAAGTGATTGGATACTCAAACTTGTCCAAGAAGCTGCTTCTGCTTCCCCTCACAGCTCTTGTTCTAATTAAAATGTTGTCGAGCATCATCTTGTGTCTCAAAAATGATTGTGCTCGACCTGACGTGGACTGTAGAAAATCCTGAAAAGCTTCTCTGGGTTGTAGTTGAACGTTGGGCCACTCATTAAAGGATGAACAACAAGCATAACTGTTAACCATCTGTTCTGATATCAGCGATAAGCCATGGAAACGTGAAGGCTGTAAGCTTGACGGCTGGAGCTGGCTCACCTTTTCCTGGTCTTTAGCTAACTGGGGTGTGTCATTGCTTCTATTTTCCGGGAATAACTGAAAATTATACCACATGCAGTTAATAGCCAAATGTGCAAGAGTTTTCTACAGCCaccaaaaaatcatttgaGATGAGAATTAGTTACAATCACTTCTATCAGAGTAAGTATAATTACTAACCAACCCAAATGAAACTACGAAAAACTGTTCTGTATCCAATCTCAGAATGGAGAAGCGAGGTAACTGCAATCTCTTCCTTAACACAGAAACTTAGGGCACGTGTTTGTAATTTCAAGAGAGGAATGAATAGTTAGCAACTACAGTAACTTTGTAATTAACACTTGAGatgaattacaatttttaatctCAGCTAGAAATGAACTATcatcactataaaaataaacattagaTATTAGTTAATCGCTCAACAAGTATGTTATCCGGCAGTTTACCtgaagataattattttttgatgagGTGCCCGCCAAAACTGGTGGAGAATCTACAATAAACTTTCCCTTATCAGACATGGACCTTACTGCAGAACCATTATCCGTGCACTGCACTTGCAGACTTGGCATATTCTCCTTGTTCTTACAGGTTAAGCCTGGAGAATCATGACGAACTTCTGAAGGCCCAGGTGGATGATTTTCATCAGAGTCACAGTGAAGTGGTACATTGCAGTCGATATCACGAGCAGCTGTAGCATCTGAACCACATTAGATGAAGATATCCAGCAAAAAGataagaagaaatgaatgagcagaaaattgaaatgatcCAAACGCATGCTGGAAATGTGGATGAATCCTTTTTATGGTTGCCAGTGCCTTAATGTAGAATTCATGCCATGCGGAGATTACGGATAAGTCAAGCGATGATGGGGAATCACTATCCCGTGAAACATCACTGGACATTCTTCTGCTGTTATCTTCATTCGACAAGCTTTGAGATATCACATTTATGTGGGAATTACCTTTGTCATCCATGCAAACTTTTCCTTGTAGTGAAGACATCTCCTCACGAGAATCCTGAAAAGTCTGTGCAACAGCAAATGGGGCGCTTTTTTCAGCTGTTCCATGTGGAAAATGGAATGGATTATCCATATGCATGGCCCTGCAAGAACTGATTTCGCATCAATTATCATATCTCACAAAGTAAATGTAATTACAGAAGATGCTGACAAGCGTACATTGCAGATGACGAAGCTGGGGTAGAAAATGAAGACGAATTATTTGCCGGTTCCTGTCACAACAGCAACTTCACAAGAATCACAAAAAAAGTGTTGCTTCAAGTTTAAAAAACTACATTCACAATTCACTTACTTGAGCAAAATTAGTTATAACAAATATCCAAAGATGCATTTTAGTGAATGAACGTCCACAAAATGTCAGTGACGcttcttgtatttattttgctttttttctgTTTGATTTAGGATAATTATCACATTATCCAGTAACCAAATGTGTCATGAAACATGCCAGATAAAGGTAGACACTTCACATGAGAATGCCTTCTTGTCTATCATTCAGATAATGCTTAAGTTTCAGACAGAAATAGTAGGTGCTAATTCCTTTTAGGCTAGAGTAAATGGCATTCCTTCTGTTGATTAATAAGAATATGTAGCCGTTTACATTATTAAGTTAATTGGTGTCTAACTGAAATTAGAAGTCATACGTCGTCTGAAAATGCAGAGGACACTTCAAGCTGATTCCGTTGAATCACCCCAGGTCCTTCATAAATTGAGGAGACATATAGAGGAAAAAAGACGGACGTAACACATATAAGTATGAGAAGAGACAAAACAAGTGATCACCATAGAGATTTGTGAAACACAAATTGCGAGAACCATGTCGCAACAACTTGTGTGATTATTCTCCTGGCTAATATGGACGGGTTGAAGAGACTTCAATACTTTTGACAATTGTAGAAAAGGCTTTTCTTTTCGTTTTTGAGTATTAAACTCAAGTGTATATCTTGTACCACTGGAAAGTTTCTCTCACAGTGGAAGAACATTCCAAACAGGCTATCAAAGATGAACATATTCCAAAACACAACTCTATTTTTCACCTTAACGAAGATCTATACAACAAATGCAATACTCCCCAAAAGGTCGATGACAAATAAGATTACTGCACCTAACAAAATGAGCGTTCAATATTCTCTTCATCCCAAGCTGATACTATTTTCCTTACGTTACacaaatattatcaaatgtcagaaaataataaaaaatgcaagttaAGAAAAGAACATACTTTGTCTTCATTATCAATAAGGGAATTTGTGGATTTAACCTTCTCGTTCCTGAGATCCACTGGACAACTGGCAGCGAGAGGTGTTTCAGATGCACGTGTTGTATCAGCATATTCAGAGGCAATATGTGGTGTAGCAATATCTCTGTTCCGCTTGGATCTTCGACAGAATGTAATCAATGTCGAGTCCAACTTGCGCTTTGTAACTAAATCATTGCATAAGCTGCTAGGCTgctctttattaattttgttagtttCCTCCAAATTAAATGCTCCTGAGATGGCTGTGCCCTCCATTTGAGGGCTGCAATTTTTTCCATCACAATTTTCTAGGCATGCCGGCTTTGGTTCTACAACAGAAAATGCATCAGGAGGAGGTGAAGTTGAAAATGTGTCCTTGCACTTGTCTTCATATTCTGAGCTGGACTTCACAGATAACAATTTGGATTGACCAGCAGAGTCAATTTGACAACTTTCACCGGGACTTCCCTCCAAAAGTACATTTGGATTAGATGTTACTTGTTTCACATCAGATTTTGGGGAACATCTCCCTTGGTCcaatttacttaaattttgaGTCTCACCCGAAATTGAGGAATCTTGCTGTTTGGCATGCTCCTATGCAAAGTTGAGGTACATAAGATAGTGCAATCACTGCTCATCAAcaatctaaaattttcaaaacatctaATTCTGCTACAAAGTAAAGTAAGAGTGCAAACCTTATTATATTGATCACGAAATTCGGAATCACAATTGTCACGTTGCAACACATTTTCTCCAATGTTTTCTTCGGTATATTCATGACATATCTGTAAATAAGAATGGTATGAGTTACGAAGGAAAATTATTGCTTAACATTAAAAGCAAACAACATTAATTAGATCCACATGGTTATTTGCAAGAGATTTCAAATGGTGGGGAAAGTAAATCTGAGAGAACCATTATGACACTCGTCGCATCCCTTACGTTGTTGAGGCTCAAGTTTGCATCCTAAGTTATGTGGATATTGAATGAAGCTATTGAGGAGGTAATGAAACCACAATAAATTCTACTGGGGAACAGaacagaaatatatatgaattcttAGTCTGTATTTCATTAAGAATCCAGTGCAGGAATATCGGTAGACAGGTGCAACAAGTTGGAATGACAATGATTTCCAAGTTTCAGGGATCTAGAGACTATAAAGCATCAAGAGACGGGATGATACCACAATGCAAAGTGTTCTACAGTATGAAATTATcgtttcaatataaaataatccaTGTAAACAATTTATAAATGGAAACACGGAAGAGTATCTGCGAAATTTCTTCCACTGATACTTctgaaatatgaaaatgaatttcatATGGCATCTCACCCCAAAGTCTCCGTCCTTTTTCTGCAATATACATTCAGCAATTGACTCATCATGCTTGTCAAAATTAGCTGAGATTTTGGACTCTTTAATATCCAAAGGCGTATCAGAAAGCAAATGTATATGGGGATGATCACTTCTTGAGAATAGCCTCTTCCTCTTGTATGTCACGAATACTTTACTGCCCATTATTTATGCTCAGAGTGGTACAACATCAAAAAACCTCAGAACAATCTCTTGAATTGGTGCTGCATTTACAACTGCAAGTACAGATaagaaatcacaaaaattgttattagtGAAAACCCAACTACATAAAGGAAAATACTATATAGCGAAACCTGGCTTTAGGAAGCTAATTCAAACATGCAGTCATTCTTGTAATCACAATGCTAAGGTGGATTGGTACATGGTGTTCAGCATTTCTGTTTCACATGCGCATCGAAAATTCAAAGTAATCTATCCAAAACATAATTCCCAACCTTTACAAGCTGGGGGGAAGACAGAAATGGGAAGATTCGAGGACCGTCATAAGAATGCCTCTTACAGTTTGCATAAAAAAGAAGCAGCAACTCGGAAGTTgatacattttcattttcctgaATGAAAAAAGAGGTCATAAGGAAAGTTAAAGTACTGAATTACTCTAGAACAAATTTAAGCATTTAAACAATCATTTGATCATGAAACTATTTCCCCTACACTTTTACAAACTTCTACTTGAATTCTGAAGCCCAGAAACCCTTATTTCCTGAACAAACTAAAAAACCCACAACTGATATAAACTCAGAACCATAACACAGCATTCACTCCAGAGCAAACAATGCACATAACTGTGAAAAGCAACAAACTTTATCACCACCCACAAACCCATTTCACAACAACATtccaaaaaaccaaaaaaagagcTAAACCCACATCCAAAAGAGCTCCAACCATGACAAAAACCATACAaactcacactcacacacacacacacacacacacacaaccacaTGCCCAGACGAACAGCAGCTTATAACAGAGCCTAAATTCAGCAAAGGCAGAAGAACATTACCAGAAACGACGAGAAAAGAAAGCTTGGAAGGAAAGTGTTCACCTCACCGGTTGCTTGTTTCGAAGAGAGCAGACAGaacaagaaaagcaaaagagagaattaaataatgcattaaatattgtaagaagagagagagagttggaCTTGACTAGTGATGAGGATGGAGGGAAGGAAAGATGTCTTTTTGTGCGTATTAGTGTGTGTATATCTACTTACTGCCCCTCTCTCCCCGTCCCCGCAATCCAGAACAGGTTTGGTGGGGGCCCACTGCCATTGTTGTTGCTTTTCCTTTTCGCTTTTGCTATGTTTTCGTTCTTTGTTTCCTCGATTTTCGTACGTTTGGAGTGGGCATGTGATGTTCACCAGAAACTATGTATGCTGTAAATACTTACTGTCCTCTTCTGCAACAAAAGTCTCTTCTTTTCTATTCTTCCTCACCTTATTTGGTATTATTAGGCTGCTCCTTCTTCTTCACTTCAATTCTTCTCCCGCCACGGATGAATCATCAACtatgctctctctctctccctctctctctctatatatatatatatgtgtatatattattaataattaatcaattatactgaataaaataatttatgaatacaaaattaattattaatataactaagtaaaaaaaatatgaaaaattataataaacttttcttaagtttgacataattacaaataccccatcattatttgaaaaattatcaatatctccCTGATTTTAACGATTCATCTAAACAATGGCCCAATCTGTTAATTTTCgttaaattttcttcaatttttttaaaccgactaaaatgcccttatCAATATTCTAATTCTacttatgttttaaaatttatatgactgagtagataatttttgtataattttttaaaatttttcagcCCTCTcatcctaaaattttaaaattaaaaaaaaaaatacaataaaggcaaagttgataattcaATATCTTTATCATATGAATAcctatttttatagaaaatcaaagggtatttttaattttttaaataataaaaaatatttataattatgtcgaAATTTAAAAAACCTTATTGTGATTTATctcctaataaaataaaataatattataaaaacatattattcAATTCGACTTAATTCATTTTGCATTggagaaaaaagtaaaaggcaaaatttcacttttggtcccactaaatagggtcattctcacttttggtcccgcgctttaggtgctcaacacttgtagtcccaaaaccctaattttttaacacttttagtcccgcgccgttaaaaactgacggaaacagcacgtgacttgtcacgtgccgttagtcaactAGTATGGTACATGTTGGTCaacggcaaaatatcacttttggtcccactagatagggtcattctcacttttggtcccacgctttacgttttcaacacttgtagtcccaaaaccctaatggaGAGTGGGACTGAGACATTCCAGCACAACAACGGCAAGTTCTCGGCGGTTCCTTGCAGTGAAAGCTTAATCTTCATCAAAAGCAACTCAATATCTGAAGCAGagtgagtgagagtgagaagaATGCAAATGCAGAGAGACAAAGAGGCTTAAGAGCCGCCATGAATAAGGctgggaaggaaaaagaaactgagtgTGAGAGGGTTCTTTGTTTGAGCTGTGTTCATTTAGTCATCCTCTAGACCAAATCCTGCAACTTCTCAGTTAAATATCACTGGTATGGTAAAAtgcagagagacagagaggccTAAGAGCCGCCATGAATGAGGttgggaaggaaaaagaaactgagtgTGAGAGGGTTCTTTGTTTGAGTTCGAGCTCGACGAGCTCACCGAGGttgagctcaagctcgagctcgatacATTATTTtcgagctcgaactcgagctcgCTTTCTCGAGCTCGATTTTGTTCCAGAAATTGCAGAAGAATAGAGGTGGGAAGGAGAGGAATTTTACAacattacatacaaaatttttcagaaattttgctaatcgataatggtcttccatacaacattacaactattttataaaaccaaacaacaagaacaagaaataaacaaatcattgTCCCCTGAAAACACActcaaatccaagaaaaaaaattaaacaagatgctAAAAAACACCCAAACCATCTGATATCGAaatataagagtaatcattcaagacggtgtatcattgaatcaggccatgtgattttaaatcataccgtctgatatgatctaatagacacaatcttgtatatatttaaatttcatatgaatcaggtgcccaaattttaagatatcttaattattgattaaactttttaatctcattatatatctaataaaaataataattagaattgttcaaccattatcatcatcattattattatttttgttattattattattattattattattattattattattattattattattattattattattattattattattattattattattattattattattattattattattattattattattattattattattattattattattattattatttttagattaattcataagaattactaaattttgacataaatttataaataataaagaatcataagtgaattacttgtcaatttaaaaaatattaacgtaatacaaatatatattaaaatataacataaagttctatatatcatattaaataataattttaattataaaaaatattataatttgctaagttgttgattagatttatttttgtataaagattaaatatataaataaaagactattttattgatatatataaaatcaaaaaaaatattttaattgaaattgaaaatataaacagaattatattgttgatgtcttggtcatattaaattatttatttaatttagacctaacttatttaaataaagtattgaataaagtatattcttcacatttttatttggcattcacaatatacatgtatatatctatacataaatatgaatagaaaaagacacaaatgttcaatcaatttggtcaaCCCTTATAACCAAtttctgtcacatcaaaaatacatatacatatattcaacattctcacacctatatacctatatttggaaacaactaatccaaatatattatcagttttcgcacaaaaaccaataaagcatttATACCTATTTCCAAATGttggaaattgaaaatgaaaatgaaaacacaaccaaacgggccctaggattttgggactacaagtgttgaacacgtaaagcgtgggaccaaaagtgagaataacgctatctagtgggaccaaaaatgatattttgccGTTGACCAACATGGACCATACCAgctgactaacggcacgtgcgtgtcacgtgccgtttccgtcagtttttaacggtgtgggactaaa
This Sesamum indicum cultivar Zhongzhi No. 13 linkage group LG5, S_indicum_v1.0, whole genome shotgun sequence DNA region includes the following protein-coding sequences:
- the LOC105162828 gene encoding uncharacterized protein LOC105162828 isoform X3; the protein is MGSKVFVTYKRKRLFSRSDHPHIHLLSDTPLDIKESKISANFDKHDESIAECILQKKDGDFGICHEYTEENIGENVLQRDNCDSEFRDQYNKEHAKQQDSSISGETQNLSKLDQGRCSPKSDVKQVTSNPNVLLEGSPGESCQIDSAGQSKLLSVKSSSEYEDKCKDTFSTSPPPDAFSVVEPKPACLENCDGKNCSPQMEGTAISGAFNLEETNKINKEQPSSLCNDLVTKRKLDSTLITFCRRSKRNRDIATPHIASEYADTTRASETPLAASCPVDLRNEKVKSTNSLIDNEDKEPANNSSSFSTPASSSAISCRAMHMDNPFHFPHGTAEKSAPFAVAQTFQDSREEMSSLQGKVCMDDKAARDIDCNVPLHCDSDENHPPGPSEVRHDSPGLTCKNKENMPSLQVQCTDNGSAVRSMSDKGKFIVDSPPVLAGTSSKNNYLQLFPENRSNDTPQLAKDQEKVSQLQPSSLQPSRFHGLSLISEQMVNSYACCSSFNEWPNVQLQPREAFQDFLQSTSGRAQSFLRHKMMLDNILIRTRAVRGSRSSFLDKFEYPITWSEEELDCLWIGVRRHGRDNWDAILRDRRLHFLPWKTPRDLADRWQEEQSQLFRTMPISQVKYASPSDCLTDRVNSLLHSWPKGPVDEVQHSLGDARPLYENGVYKRPSAHFMNIPQYGHLQKPGTNSGTLSSRRYLGKCSWGLFNPSEGNPVPRDGAGPMNGSLPHWLREAVEIPPRPSDPTHVAVSSVSHCGTQWLNSPNFECTGTSQQPWLSNRYASVLNNHCANQPLIIRHGKTEPHEREVNKQDNLIVIPSDASSEETISDDHSIRP
- the LOC105162828 gene encoding uncharacterized protein LOC105162828 isoform X2, whose amino-acid sequence is MGSKVFVTYKRKRLFSRSDHPHIHLLSDTPLDIKESKISANFDKHDESIAECILQKKDGDFGICHEYTEENIGENVLQRDNCDSEFRDQYNKEHAKQQDSSISGETQNLSKLDQGRCSPKSDVKQVTSNPNVLLEGSPGESCQIDSAGQSKLLSVKSSSEYEDKCKDTFSTSPPPDAFSVVEPKPACLENCDGKNCSPQMEGTAISGAFNLEETNKINKEQPSSLCNDLVTKRKLDSTLITFCRRSKRNRDIATPHIASEYADTTRASETPLAASCPVDLRNEKVKSTNSLIDNEDKEPANNSSSFSTPASSSAMAMHMDNPFHFPHGTAEKSAPFAVAQTFQDSREEMSSLQGKVCMDDKDATAARDIDCNVPLHCDSDENHPPGPSEVRHDSPGLTCKNKENMPSLQVQCTDNGSAVRSMSDKGKFIVDSPPVLAGTSSKNNYLQLFPENRSNDTPQLAKDQEKVSQLQPSSLQPSRFHGLSLISEQMVNSYACCSSFNEWPNVQLQPREAFQDFLQSTSGRAQSFLRHKMMLDNILIRTRAVRGSRSSFLDKFEYPITWSEEELDCLWIGVRRHGRDNWDAILRDRRLHFLPWKTPRDLADRWQEEQSQLFRTMPISQVKYASPSDCLTDRVNSLLHSWPKGPVDEVQHSLGDARPLYENGVYKRPSAHFMNIPQYGHLQKPGTNSGTLSSRRYLGKCSWGLFNPSEGNPVPRDGAGPMNGSLPHWLREAVEIPPRPSDPTHVAVSSVSHCGTQWLNSPNFECTGTSQQPWLSNRYASVLNNHCANQPLIIRHGKTEPHEREVNKQDNLIVIPSDASSEETISDDHSIRP
- the LOC105162828 gene encoding uncharacterized protein LOC105162828 isoform X1, with amino-acid sequence MGSKVFVTYKRKRLFSRSDHPHIHLLSDTPLDIKESKISANFDKHDESIAECILQKKDGDFGICHEYTEENIGENVLQRDNCDSEFRDQYNKEHAKQQDSSISGETQNLSKLDQGRCSPKSDVKQVTSNPNVLLEGSPGESCQIDSAGQSKLLSVKSSSEYEDKCKDTFSTSPPPDAFSVVEPKPACLENCDGKNCSPQMEGTAISGAFNLEETNKINKEQPSSLCNDLVTKRKLDSTLITFCRRSKRNRDIATPHIASEYADTTRASETPLAASCPVDLRNEKVKSTNSLIDNEDKEPANNSSSFSTPASSSAISCRAMHMDNPFHFPHGTAEKSAPFAVAQTFQDSREEMSSLQGKVCMDDKDATAARDIDCNVPLHCDSDENHPPGPSEVRHDSPGLTCKNKENMPSLQVQCTDNGSAVRSMSDKGKFIVDSPPVLAGTSSKNNYLQLFPENRSNDTPQLAKDQEKVSQLQPSSLQPSRFHGLSLISEQMVNSYACCSSFNEWPNVQLQPREAFQDFLQSTSGRAQSFLRHKMMLDNILIRTRAVRGSRSSFLDKFEYPITWSEEELDCLWIGVRRHGRDNWDAILRDRRLHFLPWKTPRDLADRWQEEQSQLFRTMPISQVKYASPSDCLTDRVNSLLHSWPKGPVDEVQHSLGDARPLYENGVYKRPSAHFMNIPQYGHLQKPGTNSGTLSSRRYLGKCSWGLFNPSEGNPVPRDGAGPMNGSLPHWLREAVEIPPRPSDPTHVAVSSVSHCGTQWLNSPNFECTGTSQQPWLSNRYASVLNNHCANQPLIIRHGKTEPHEREVNKQDNLIVIPSDASSEETISDDHSIRP
- the LOC105162828 gene encoding uncharacterized protein LOC105162828 isoform X5: MGSKVFVTYKRKRLFSRSDHPHIHLLSDTPLDIKESKISANFDKHDESIAECILQKKDGDFGICHEYTEENIGENVLQRDNCDSEFRDQYNKEHAKQQDSSISGETQNLSKLDQGRCSPKSDVKQVTSNPNVLLEGSPGESCQIDSAGQSKLLSVKSSSEYEDKCKDTFSTSPPPDAFSVVEPKPACLENCDGKNCSPQMEGTAISGAFNLEETNKINKEQPSSLCNDLVTKRKLDSTLITFCRRSKRNRDIATPHIASEYADTTRASETPLAASCPVDLRNEKEPANNSSSFSTPASSSAMAMHMDNPFHFPHGTAEKSAPFAVAQTFQDSREEMSSLQGKVCMDDKDATAARDIDCNVPLHCDSDENHPPGPSEVRHDSPGLTCKNKENMPSLQVQCTDNGSAVRSMSDKGKFIVDSPPVLAGTSSKNNYLQLFPENRSNDTPQLAKDQEKVSQLQPSSLQPSRFHGLSLISEQMVNSYACCSSFNEWPNVQLQPREAFQDFLQSTSGRAQSFLRHKMMLDNILIRTRAVRGSRSSFLDKFEYPITWSEEELDCLWIGVRRHGRDNWDAILRDRRLHFLPWKTPRDLADRWQEEQSQLFRTMPISQVKYASPSDCLTDRVNSLLHSWPKGPVDEVQHSLGDARPLYENGVYKRPSAHFMNIPQYGHLQKPGTNSGTLSSRRYLGKCSWGLFNPSEGNPVPRDGAGPMNGSLPHWLREAVEIPPRPSDPTHVAVSSVSHCGTQWLNSPNFECTGTSQQPWLSNRYASVLNNHCANQPLIIRHGKTEPHEREVNKQDNLIVIPSDASSEETISDDHSIRP
- the LOC105162828 gene encoding uncharacterized protein LOC105162828 isoform X4 — protein: MGSKVFVTYKRKRLFSRSDHPHIHLLSDTPLDIKESKISANFDKHDESIAECILQKKDGDFGICHEYTEENIGENVLQRDNCDSEFRDQYNKEHAKQQDSSISGETQNLSKLDQGRCSPKSDVKQVTSNPNVLLEGSPGESCQIDSAGQSKLLSVKSSSEYEDKCKDTFSTSPPPDAFSVVEPKPACLENCDGKNCSPQMEGTAISGAFNLEETNKINKEQPSSLCNDLVTKRKLDSTLITFCRRSKRNRDIATPHIASEYADTTRASETPLAASCPVDLRNEKEPANNSSSFSTPASSSAISCRAMHMDNPFHFPHGTAEKSAPFAVAQTFQDSREEMSSLQGKVCMDDKDATAARDIDCNVPLHCDSDENHPPGPSEVRHDSPGLTCKNKENMPSLQVQCTDNGSAVRSMSDKGKFIVDSPPVLAGTSSKNNYLQLFPENRSNDTPQLAKDQEKVSQLQPSSLQPSRFHGLSLISEQMVNSYACCSSFNEWPNVQLQPREAFQDFLQSTSGRAQSFLRHKMMLDNILIRTRAVRGSRSSFLDKFEYPITWSEEELDCLWIGVRRHGRDNWDAILRDRRLHFLPWKTPRDLADRWQEEQSQLFRTMPISQVKYASPSDCLTDRVNSLLHSWPKGPVDEVQHSLGDARPLYENGVYKRPSAHFMNIPQYGHLQKPGTNSGTLSSRRYLGKCSWGLFNPSEGNPVPRDGAGPMNGSLPHWLREAVEIPPRPSDPTHVAVSSVSHCGTQWLNSPNFECTGTSQQPWLSNRYASVLNNHCANQPLIIRHGKTEPHEREVNKQDNLIVIPSDASSEETISDDHSIRP